Below is a genomic region from bacterium.
ACCTTCACCTTCACGTAGGAGATGGTCTGCGCGAAGCCGTTTTGCAACGTACCCTCGACGTGAAGCGCGCCGGACTTGACGAAATAATTGGTTTCGAGCACGCGCGGCGCCGCGTCCTCGCAACGCGTGCGCGCGGGCTCTGGCCGCGTGTCGGGGACAAACGTGCCCTTGACGACCGTTTTGCGAAACGGCGCGGGGACGGAATTGTAGTTGTTTGTGTAGTGAAAACGCCCCTCGTCGTCGCGCCATTGGAATATAACGACAGGGTCCTGGGCGAAGGCCGCCGCGGCGAAGACGAAGACGGCGAGGGCGGCGGCACGAAGCATGCGCGGCTTTGGAACTCCGATTTCATGGCAAAAAACGCGAAAAATCCGTGTAAACAGCGGAAAACCGGCCACTTTTCAAGTTAGCAAATCGCGGCGGGGTGTCAAGGAAGATCGGCGGATCGCCGATTTCGCATCGCGAATTTTTGCAACAATCGCCGGAGGATCGCGCCAGGTCGCGCGGCGAAACAGGCTGTCAAGCGGCGTGCTCGCGCAGATACTTCAGGTTACCGGGCACATCGCGGATGAGGCGAAGCAGGGTGTCGAGCGCGGCGGACTGCACGTTTCGCCCGGCCTCCCATCGCGAGACGGTGTTGGCTCCAAGGCGCAGAAGACGCGCCAGCTCGGCCTGCGTCAGCTTGCATTTCTCGCGGATCGCGCGGATTTCGTCGGCGGATAAAAGGCCATATTTCTCGCGGTAGATGGCGAGCGCGCCGTCCTCAAGGAGCTTTAGCTCGCCAAAATTGAACATGATCTCTCCGCATTTTGGACAAAGCAGGTGCGGAATCGATTTCACCTGGACACTTTCGCCGTTGACGTTCGATGCGAAGGCCCCGACCGACTTCTTCATGATCGCGCCACACGTCGGGCAGGCATCGTCGGGGAGCAGGCGTTTGCGTCGCGGGAGCCCGGATTTCGTTTTTGTCGTTGATTTTTTATCGACCATTTTTGTCACCATTGATCTTGTCTTCATGGAACGACACGACGACGCAGTTTTCGCGCAGTACGATTTTTATATACGCGCGAATCCCCGCGACATCTGTCACGAAAACGTACAGCCATTCATTTCCGTCGATCGATTCGATTCGCTCGGCAAAATCGCGAAACGTCATTTTTTTCAGAACGTCGCAGATATCGATGTGTTTCAAGCCAAACCCATGTTCGGCTTCGAGACGAGCCTTGTTTGTCAGTCGAATGCGATTTTCGGACGCATCTTTCCGTATCCGTCTCAGTATCCTCGGAAGCCAGGTGGGCATCGAACCCTCGATTCACCATGTGGTGAATTATGCATGTGGTGAATCGCGTTCGTCAAGCGAAATCCGCCGATTCTCCCGTGTGGATCACAGCGACGGCTCGTCCTCCCGTAGTCGCTTTTCGCCGAGGGTGAGCGAAAGCCGGATGCGCGCGTCGTCGGTGGCAACGTCGCCTTCGGGGACGAATTCGAGGGTGTCCGCGTGCGCGGCGGCGCGAAGATCGGCGGCGAGCGGCGCGAGCTTTTCGGCCAACTCGGGAGGCGCGTCGATGGCAAGACGCGCGAGGGGGTAGTTCGGATTCACCTGTTGCGCCGTTTTCCATCGCCGCGCGCCGGTGAGCACGGCGAGCATGAGGTTGCCCGCCTCGATGGCGGCGGGATCGACGCGCGCCTCGTCCGCGACGGGCCAGGGCGAAACGTGGATGGAAACGGGGCCGCCGTCGCCGCGATACACGAGCTGGTAGAGCTCCTCGGTGATATACGGGATGAATGGCGCGAAAAGGTGCAGCACCGCGCGATTCACCTCGGCGAGCGTCGAGCGCGCCGCCTCGACGACGCCGGGCTCGAACGCATCGGGATTCCAGAAACGTTCCTTCACGATCTCGATGTAGTTGTCGCAGAACTCGCCGAAGAAAAACCGCTCGGCCGTGCCGAGGGCGTGGCTGTATTCGTATTGGTCGAGGTCGCGTGTCGCGTCGGCGATGACCTGCTGGAGGCGACTCTGGATCCAGCGGTCGATCGCCGTCGGCGTGCCCGCGACAAGTTCGCGCCGCGCGCCGGACTCATCGAACAAATGCGCCGCGACGAACTTCGTCGCGTTCCAGAGCTTGGTCAGAAGCTTCTTGCCGTTGGCGACATCGCGTTCGTTGTAGCGCAGATCGTTTCCGAGCGTCGCGCCGGCGGACCAGTAGCGCACGGCATCCGCGCCGTATTTGTCGATGACCGTTTTGGGGTCCACGACGTTGCCGGCGCGCTTGCTCATTTTCTTGCCTTTTTCGTCAAGGCCCCAGCCGGAAATCATCACGTCGCGCCACGGCAGCGAATGCGTGTGGTGGTGGCTTTTCGCGACAGTGTAGAAAAGCCACGTTCGGATGATCTCGAACGCCTGGACGCGGATCGACATCGGGTAGATCCGGTCCATGAGGTTGTCGTCGTACGCCCACCGCGCGTTGATGAGCGGCGTCAGCGAGCTTGTCATCCAGGTATCCATCACGTCGGGCTCGGGGCGGAAGCCGCCCGATCCGCACGCGGCGCACGTCGTTTGGGCGGGCGGGGCCACGGCTGTGGGATCGACGGGCAGCTCGCCCGGCGTCGCGAAACGCGGCGCACCGCATTTTTCGCAATACCAGACGGGAAACGGCACGCCGTAGAAGCGCTGGCGGCTGATGCACCAGTCCCACTTGAGACCCTCGACCCAGTCGCGGTAGCGCACGTGAAAGTGCTCCGGGTGCCAGGCGAGTTCATCGCCGCGACGCAGGTATTCCTCCCGCCCGGGCAGCACGGAGATGAACCATTGCGGCGAGATGGCGAACTCAACCGGCGTCGCGCAGCGGTCGTGGACGCCCACAAATTGCGCGAGCGGTTTTTGACCAAGCAGGAATCCGCCGGCGGCCAGATCCTTCAAGATGTTTTCGCGCGCGACGGACGCTTTTTGCCCCGCGTAGGCGCCGGCCAACTCGTTCAGCTTGCCCCAGGCGCCGAAAACGTTTCGCGTGGGGAGGCGATGCTCCTTCCACTTTTTCACGTCTTCGACATCGCCCCAGGTGCAGACCATCATAAGGCCGGTACCGAAGGCGGGATCGACGGACTCGTGCGTGCGGATTTCGACCTCGTGATCGAACAGCGGAACGCGCGCGGTGCGTCCGAACAGCGAGCGGTAGCGCTCGTCGTCCGGATGCGCATACAACGCAACGCACGCGGGGATCAGTTCGGGCCGCGTCGTGGAGATGACGAGCCTTTCGCCGTCCGGTCCGGTGAACGCGATGTCGTTGAGGCGGGTTTCGCGCTCCTCGGTGTCGATATCGGCCTGCGCCAGCGACGTGCCGC
It encodes:
- a CDS encoding valine--tRNA ligase, with protein sequence MDFPKRYDPKDAEPRLREFWRESGIYRFDPDDPRPVFSVDTPPPYVSHAHLHIGHAMSYSQAEFIVRYKRMKGHSVFYPMGFDDNGLPTERYVEQKYKIDKGKISREEFVRLCLQETRAGAEAYRELWESLAISVDWDLTYSTIDPRSRRTAQLSFLDLHDKGLVERREEPITWCYTCGTSLAQADIDTEERETRLNDIAFTGPDGERLVISTTRPELIPACVALYAHPDDERYRSLFGRTARVPLFDHEVEIRTHESVDPAFGTGLMMVCTWGDVEDVKKWKEHRLPTRNVFGAWGKLNELAGAYAGQKASVARENILKDLAAGGFLLGQKPLAQFVGVHDRCATPVEFAISPQWFISVLPGREEYLRRGDELAWHPEHFHVRYRDWVEGLKWDWCISRQRFYGVPFPVWYCEKCGAPRFATPGELPVDPTAVAPPAQTTCAACGSGGFRPEPDVMDTWMTSSLTPLINARWAYDDNLMDRIYPMSIRVQAFEIIRTWLFYTVAKSHHHTHSLPWRDVMISGWGLDEKGKKMSKRAGNVVDPKTVIDKYGADAVRYWSAGATLGNDLRYNERDVANGKKLLTKLWNATKFVAAHLFDESGARRELVAGTPTAIDRWIQSRLQQVIADATRDLDQYEYSHALGTAERFFFGEFCDNYIEIVKERFWNPDAFEPGVVEAARSTLAEVNRAVLHLFAPFIPYITEELYQLVYRGDGGPVSIHVSPWPVADEARVDPAAIEAGNLMLAVLTGARRWKTAQQVNPNYPLARLAIDAPPELAEKLAPLAADLRAAAHADTLEFVPEGDVATDDARIRLSLTLGEKRLREDEPSL
- a CDS encoding type II toxin-antitoxin system MqsR family toxin, coding for MPTWLPRILRRIRKDASENRIRLTNKARLEAEHGFGLKHIDICDVLKKMTFRDFAERIESIDGNEWLYVFVTDVAGIRAYIKIVLRENCVVVSFHEDKINGDKNGR
- a CDS encoding DUF3426 domain-containing protein produces the protein MLRAAALAVFVFAAAAFAQDPVVIFQWRDDEGRFHYTNNYNSVPAPFRKTVVKGTFVPDTRPEPARTRCEDAAPRVLETNYFVKSGALHVEGTLQNGFAQTISYVKVKVSFFDQNDAFIKAETTFLDPLELAPCAKGRFSLVTPHIPNVAVLKTEPSWK
- a CDS encoding type II toxin-antitoxin system MqsA family antitoxin gives rise to the protein MKKSVGAFASNVNGESVQVKSIPHLLCPKCGEIMFNFGELKLLEDGALAIYREKYGLLSADEIRAIREKCKLTQAELARLLRLGANTVSRWEAGRNVQSAALDTLLRLIRDVPGNLKYLREHAA